The genomic region gtatttctcattgttaatgttagttaatatgCAACGTAAATAATGGGACCttactgtaaaatgttaccagCTATCTTTTCATTTTAGATATGACACCTAAGCGTGGCCTCATCACCGACACCTTTAAGGTTGTAAAGAAGGCAAGGAGAGGGGGCAAGAGAAACAAGTCTCCTTCCCCGCCAAAAGCAGGTGCGACAGTTTGTTTCGGTGTGTATATGTGCATATTTATATGAAAGCAGAAATCTGCAATATGCCACTGTATTTCTAAATTGTGCATATTATTTAAAAGACCATGTAAATGCACCAGTTGtgtaacagcatttattaacatgttATTACTGATCAGAGCCTGAACCCCCACAACTGAGTGAAAGAGAAAAAGATCTACAAGAACTGAAGAAGTTTGATCTGGACTGTAGGTTCGGACCATGCACAGGTACATCATCAATTTAATTAACGAAAATCTTTGTGCCGGTTCACATAATGCTGTTTATGTCTGAATTTGTCATGTGGCTTCTGAAGCACAATAATATAAAACGCTGAAAACTGTCGGCTTTATCACTTTGAGGTCTTGAATTCTTTTGTCGCAAGCTTTGTCTGTATCTGTATTTGGAAGAGTGTTTTACCCAAATGTGTGTGTAATTGGGTAATAACAAGGTAGGTACTAgccctgaacctacccctaatcctaatcttaaagggttagttcacccaaaaatgaaatttctgtaattaattattcacactcatgttgttccacacctgtaagacctttgttcatcttcggagcacaaattaagatatttttgatgaaatcgaaGAGATTTTATATTTCCCCCAttgaaagcaacgtaattaccattattcaaggtccagaaaggtattaaagacattgttaaaatagtcaacgtgactacagtggttcaaccttaatgttatgaagcgccttttgtgcgcaaaaacaaaaataacgactttatttaacaatttcttctctaccctgtcagtctccgCAGTTGACGTTGTAAACATAGGGCAGCACTTCCGGGTTCTGCATCAGAACACTGGCTCACTATTGGACgatgctgttcacgtgagcaccacgacgcatgtgtgtgatgctgacacagtaGCCGGCCAATAATGGGCCGGTGTTCGTATGTAAACGCAGAAGCGCTGCAATGTGTCTTCAACATCAActgcgtaggagaatgacagcagagagaagaaattgttgaataaagttatttttgttttgcttttgcgcacaaaaagtattctcattgcttcataacattaaagggatagttcacccaaaaatgaaaattttatgtttatctgcttacccccagggcatccaagatgtaggtaactttgtttctttagtagaacacaaatgatgatttttaactcaaaccgctgccgtctgtcagtcttataatgcgagtgaatgggaactcgatctataagagtcaataaacatgcacagacaaatccaaatgaaaccctgcggctcgtgacggcacattgatgccctaagacacgaaacaatctgtttttgtgagaaaccgaacgtttctgcatgtttattgactcttataaattgtgttaccattgacttgcattataagactgacagacggcaacggttgcagttaaaaatcatcatttgtgttctactgaagaaacaaagtcacctacatcttggatgccctgggggtaagcagataaacatcaaattttcatttttgggtgaactatcccttcaaggttgaaccactgtagtcacgttgactattttaacgatgtctttaatacctttatggatgttgaatgacggtaattatgttgctttctatgggggatgtaaaaaacctctcggatttcatcaaaaatatcttaatttgtcttccgaagatgaacgaaggtcttacgggtgtagaacgacatgagagtgagtaattaatgacagaaatttcatttttaggtgaactttaacccatgtagttaccttatatcaCTCAAGTACTTTCTTGGTTAAATACATTGTAAGTACATTAAAAGTGCACatactgtactgtaaaataaagtgcaactaAAAAACCCTctctgtatgtgtttgtgtgtgttaggGATCAGTCGACTGCAGAGATGGGAGAGGGCAGCGCTGCATGGGTTGAATCCCCCGCAGGAGATTAAAGACATTGTTCTGAAAGAGAACACTGACCCAGAGTACACACAGAGGTATTACTGACATATTCTCTCTCTTCCTTTTACACATACAGATAGTCACAAACCACACAAACCACAGCCTTTATCACTATAACGCTCAGTTTTTCCCTTCTATTTCAGTCTCTGGCGTGACTATCCCCTCTGAAAAACTGACAGAAAAGACAGAGAAGGGgtagaaaagaagaaaatactTTTGCAGTGTTTGATATGTTCTACTATGTTTGCTTTGCTGTTTATCACActacattttattaaacatttttctaCGCAAATGCTTTTATTGTTGAGtctcatacatttataaaacagttatgatTTACAGCGCACCTGCTACATATGCATAAACTTATCAATCCCCTATACCCTTCCTTATatccttaattttttttatatttaattaattaatagtatattctttatatatttttgcattacatttaaaagtattttataaGCTTAAACCAAAAAAGTGAAAGTTAAAATGCCTGTTGATGAAGACTGCTGTCAacattaacaaattatttatcatCTGACAACATTTTAGCAGCTTTCAGGTATGCAGTGGAGATCAAAGATATGTACAGGGATGCATATACTTCACAATTTTGCAGAAGTTTATACTCGAGTTGGAAGCGTTACTTATTGATTGTTTAATTGCCCACCTTTACtgttgactttaaagggttagttcacccaaaaatgaaagtaatgtcattaattactcaccctcatgtcgttctacacccgtaagaccttcgttcgtcttctgaacacagattaagatatctttgatgaaatctgatggctcagtgaggcctctattgagatcaaagccattcaaactctcaaggtccataaaggtactaaacacatatttgaaacagtttgtgtgagttcagtggttctaccttaatatcataaagcaacaagaatactttttgtgcactaaaaaaaaacaaaataacgacttttcaacaatatctatatgggccgatttcaaaacactgcttcagagctttacgaatcgaatcagtggatcggagcgccaaagtcacgtgatttcggcagtttagccgtttgataggagatccgaatcactgattcaaaacaaaagattcataaagctcagaagcttcatgaagcagtgttttgaaatcggcccatatagatattgttgaaaagtcgttatttagtttttttggcgtacaaaaagtattcttgtgaCTTTATCTTGtgatattaaggtagaaccactgtagtcacatgaactgttttaaatatgtttttattacctttatggaccttgagagtttgaatggctttgctctcaatagaggcctcactgaaacatcggatttcatcaaaaatatcttaatctgtgttcagaagatgaacaaaggtcttacggctgtagaatgacatgagggtgagtaataaatgacattattttcatttttgggtgaactaaccctttaatgtaatttattttcaattgaAAATGGGCATGCTACGCAAATGCATTGTTTACGCTTTATTATAATACATATTCACTTGTTTGTGCAATGCTTGGAAAGCATCTTTTTTGGCTAAAGTTCTCCCTTTGCTATGAGCTGCAATATTTCCTAATTTGATTTCCCTTAAATGGTACACATTAGTGAGCACTCAATAGACAACtgcaatttaaaggattagtccacttttaaataaacttttgctgataatttactcacccccatgtcatccaagatgttcatgtctttctttcttcagtcgaaaagaaattaaggcttttgatgaaaacattccaggatttttctccatatagtggactttaatggcctccaaacagttgaaggtcaaaataacagtttcagtgcagcttccaagtgcttctgccaaaaccgcatttccatattcttcaaaaagaataCGCTTagtgtcctacaccttccctattttacttacggaaaaaatgtaTCTGGCACtgtgttcgttccgtaagtagaatagggaaggcgtaggacatacagcgtaaactttttgaagaatacggaaatgcGGTTTTGGCAGAAGCACTTAGAATGTGATCATccgtttatataaagcatatacatttacattttttcggAAATGGCctatcgttttgctagataagacccttattcctcgtctggtatcgtttaaagccctttgaagctgcactgaaactgtaattttgaccttcaactgtttggaggccattaaagtccactataaggagaaaaatcctgaaatgttttcatcaaaaaccttaatttctttgaagaaagaaagacatggacatcttggatgacatggtggtgagtaaattatcaggaaaagtttatttgaaagtggactaatcctttaaagtctGCACAGAAATAATTGAGATTAATAACTTTAAGCATTTCTAGCTGTTAAAATGGGTTTTACAGTAAGGCATATGTGGATGTAAAATATATCCATACAGGAATTAcagcagctcctcttgagaatGATATTAATTAGGGGCAGATAATTATGGCAACAATTGAAATAGGTCAGATCCCTTTCTATCCTGCATCAGCCTTCATGTTTGACTGGAATTCCCTTCTAATATCTTCAAGTCGATGTGGATTATGAGTTTGAACAAATTTGCAGGTGCGGCATATCGACCTCGCACACTTGTGGCCCCACCAGAGCCTGGGCCCCACTATCCATTAGTGCGTCATGACGCTACAATAAACCTCCCTTTGAGTGACAGATGGTTGCGGGGGAGGGGCTGGGATTATTGACCAGAACGACATTGTCCCGCCTCTTCAGCTAGAGTTGTTTCTCATTGGCTCCCAAATGCGTCACTCAACATTTACGCATTCTGACTGGTTTATGTAATTGTAAATTGAATGACGTATACTGTCGCACGCAACGGTCACTGGTTAAACAGAAGCCACAATGCGGGTGGAAGCCCCGCCCTCCTGCAGCAAGAACGAGAAGGCGGGATTATCAGTGGAGGAATAAAGATGATTTGTCCAGGCCACCGGTCAGGATGATGTTCTGATTGCTCATTGGCTGCAGCGCTGCCCATCGAAGTCTGCGACTGGAAGCACCTACGGTAATAATGTCGCTCAGTGACCTAGTATTAAATAAAGCGACGGTTATAGCTAGGAGGTAGCGAGGATTATAGCATCGGCTTTGCCATTTTAAATACTACCGGCACATTCAGCAAGAATCGACAGCGTCGAAAATCCATTTAAGCAGTCAATCATTCATCGTGCAGtagatttttttgtataattttcCGGATCATGCTGAAGTCAGAAGGAAAACGCATAGCAGAAAATCATCATTTGCCTTGAGCCGCGCTGCAGTGCCATCACTCTGCCTCTGTCCTGTTGGATTTCATCGGCAGATCGATCTACAAAACCACACCGCattgggtttgaactgggataTTCTCTCTTTTGTCGCGGTTAAGTGTAACGGTTTAGTGTAACTGAAGTTAGTGGTTTGCAGAGGACTGAATTACAGTTAAACTGGTGAGTAAGGTGTTGTCGGCATCATGCTGTGTCTGACAATACAGTAGATTGAGGGAATATCGATCACTGAGCCTGCAGGATCAGTCATTTAGACGGAATTTTGTTCAGTCAGCTAAAAGCCAAACTTGACCGAAAGATAAACAATTCACAGCTTTTAATGAGTCGCtgttatttacatttgcattgaCATTTGCTAGGGCATCAAATCAACTACGCAGCTGAAACGTTTAGACTCGGCTATGTGATAAATGATAATGTGTGacatttttctgaaatgttttcttATAGTGTTcttgaataaaattattttgaattgttttcTTCAAAAGTCAGCAAAATAACCGAACTTGCAGGTACAGTAACAGGTGCGCCATAGAAATTTTTCTTAAAAGGTGTCCGTGTTACTGTGTAATAATGCTATTAAGTACcgaataatattaattaacaacttGTACTTACCATAAAGTTGGGATTAGGATTATGTTTAAGGTTAGctgcttgtaattatgcataatttactgttattattatagtaagtacgctgtaaaataaagtgttaccccgGTTCTTTTTCCATACGTAACCATAGATACACAACACGTGCACACATATTTTAGCTTACGTTTACTTTAGGATACgtttttttatcatatttttctctctctctgtgtgtgtgtgtgaatattgaAAGTTCCCTCTAGTACTTGAAAATGAAAGGGATTGTCATTATTTATCTCTCATGTTGGTCCAAACTTGTAGAAGATGTTagacattcactttcattgcgTCTTTTGTCCGTACATTGAAAGTGAGAGGTGATTGAGACTGTCTTGCACTTGTGTTTTTCTcataagaaagaaagtcatacttGATATTGTAACAACatacatgaggttgagtaaatgatgacagaaatttaatttgatgggtgcattaaagggttagttcgcccaaaaatgaaaattatgtcattaatgactcaccctcatgtcgttccacacccgtaagacctcctttcatcttcggaacacagtttaagatattttaggtTTAGCCCCAGAGCTTTCTgcccctccattgaaaatgtatgtacggtagactgtccatgtccagaaaggtaataaaaacatcatcaaattagtccatgtgacatcagtgggttagttagaattttttgaagcatcgaaaatacattttggtccaaaaataacaaaaactacgactttattcagcattgtattctcttctgggtctgttgtcaatccggatTCACGACtctgcagtgacgctgctgacgtaagacgctgctgacgtgttatctggtgcgcccgagcttcgtttacagtctgagggagacgcacgctgtattcaagctattctacattgtttgtattatggtattgctatattttttttaaatggtgcgtaagtgtgcatgtcgcggatgtcctaattgccaaaaacaatgacgtaaaagtgcattaccaacgccgaaagttgaaaggattcaatggaatcagttcaatggaatcaattcaatggaatcaattcaatggaaaggattctggaagagaatacaatgctgaataaaggcgtagtttttgttatttttggaccaaaatgtattttcgatgcttcaaaaacttctaactaacccactgatgtcacatggactactttgatgatgtttttattacctttctggacatggacagtataacatacatacattttcaatggagggacagaaagctctcggactaaatctaaaatatcttaaactgtgttccgaagatgaacggaggtcttacgggtgtggaacgacatgagggtgagtcattaatgacatacttttcatttttgggtgaacttaccctttaaagATAAATTTTCC from Megalobrama amblycephala isolate DHTTF-2021 linkage group LG7, ASM1881202v1, whole genome shotgun sequence harbors:
- the pold4 gene encoding DNA polymerase delta subunit 4 isoform X2; translated protein: MTPKRGLITDTFKVVKKARRGGKRNKSPSPPKAEPEPPQLSEREKDLQELKKFDLDCRFGPCTGISRLQRWERAALHGLNPPQEIKDIVLKENTDPEYTQSLWRDYPL
- the pold4 gene encoding DNA polymerase delta subunit 4 isoform X1, whose amino-acid sequence is MTPKRGLITDTFKVVKKARRGGKRNKSPSPPKAGATVCFEPEPPQLSEREKDLQELKKFDLDCRFGPCTGISRLQRWERAALHGLNPPQEIKDIVLKENTDPEYTQSLWRDYPL